A window of Ananas comosus cultivar F153 linkage group 4, ASM154086v1, whole genome shotgun sequence contains these coding sequences:
- the LOC109709190 gene encoding uncharacterized protein LOC109709190 isoform X3 yields MACGICKPFSTPPFLPHRRRTPKEAKMEELPGRLSPVDAPSSEPTPKPNPLNLNRLISLDLAMPWECVADLVRPDQQCRISHDFTLGRYLS; encoded by the exons ATGGCTTGTGGAATCTGCAAACCCTTCTCAACCCCTCCTTTCCTTCCTCATCGCCGAAGAACCCCAAAAGAGGCAAAAATG GAAGAATTACCAGGGAGACTTTCACCCGTTGATGCACCGTCTAGCGAGCCAACTCCAA AGCCCAACCCGTTGAACCTGAACAGACTAATCAGTCTTGACCTCGCCATGCCGTGGGAATGCGTCGCTGATCTAGTGAGGCCTGATCAACAGTGCCGCATCTCT CATGACTTTACTCTTGGAAGGTACTTGTCATAA
- the LOC109709190 gene encoding uncharacterized protein LOC109709190 isoform X4 produces the protein MACGICKPFSTPPFLPHRRRTPKEAKMEELPGRLSPVDAPSSEPTPKPNPLNLNRLISLDLAMPWECVADLVRPDQQCRISKGAISYAA, from the exons ATGGCTTGTGGAATCTGCAAACCCTTCTCAACCCCTCCTTTCCTTCCTCATCGCCGAAGAACCCCAAAAGAGGCAAAAATG GAAGAATTACCAGGGAGACTTTCACCCGTTGATGCACCGTCTAGCGAGCCAACTCCAA AGCCCAACCCGTTGAACCTGAACAGACTAATCAGTCTTGACCTCGCCATGCCGTGGGAATGCGTCGCTGATCTAGTGAGGCCTGATCAACAGTGCCGCATCTCT AAAGGTGCCATTTCATATGCAGCATGA
- the LOC109709190 gene encoding uncharacterized protein LOC109709190 isoform X2 yields the protein MACGICKPFSTPPFLPHRRRTPKEAKMEELPGRLSPVDAPSSEPTPKPNPLNLNRLISLDLAMPWECVADLVRPDQQCRISATSDKHMQHTIGQIILLLLT from the exons ATGGCTTGTGGAATCTGCAAACCCTTCTCAACCCCTCCTTTCCTTCCTCATCGCCGAAGAACCCCAAAAGAGGCAAAAATG GAAGAATTACCAGGGAGACTTTCACCCGTTGATGCACCGTCTAGCGAGCCAACTCCAA AGCCCAACCCGTTGAACCTGAACAGACTAATCAGTCTTGACCTCGCCATGCCGTGGGAATGCGTCGCTGATCTAGTGAGGCCTGATCAACAGTGCCGCATCTCT GCCACATCCGACAAGCATATGCAGCACACGATAGGCCAAATCATTTTGCTCCTCTTAACATAG
- the LOC109709190 gene encoding uncharacterized protein LOC109709190 isoform X1, with translation MACGICKPFSTPPFLPHRRRTPKEAKMEELPGRLSPVDAPSSEPTPKPNPLNLNRLISLDLAMPWECVADLVRPDQQCRISVSRCLTSISGRSTVIFGYWIGPDIEDGWGYVEATLDRIL, from the exons ATGGCTTGTGGAATCTGCAAACCCTTCTCAACCCCTCCTTTCCTTCCTCATCGCCGAAGAACCCCAAAAGAGGCAAAAATG GAAGAATTACCAGGGAGACTTTCACCCGTTGATGCACCGTCTAGCGAGCCAACTCCAA AGCCCAACCCGTTGAACCTGAACAGACTAATCAGTCTTGACCTCGCCATGCCGTGGGAATGCGTCGCTGATCTAGTGAGGCCTGATCAACAGTGCCGCATCTCTGTAAGTAGATGTTTAACCTCGATTTCCGGCAGGAGTACGGTTATATTTGGTTATTGGATAGGGCCGGATATCGAAGATGGATGGGGGTACGTTGAGGCCACTCTTGATCGAATTCTTTGA
- the LOC109709191 gene encoding cullin-1-like: protein MGKRNEFLLQELLRMWSNYQKMTIVTSEILAYLDRHYVPFSSRPPLKTVAAGCFFNLVFPKSPRTMIESVGDAVVSLMNREREGEEISHNLINSFMAFTTDGITILPHLYDPDIETAIRDGAFSYYSRKGFVWFMRCTFNYVSKYKECLIMESERAARYLILSRDFQRHYFVQLIDAALVEAFENAFRTKMTTIALRALSPRNYPTWTPMIETEKQHNLRHMEMHLRLKEEW from the exons ATGGGTAAGCGGAATGAGTTTCTCTTGCAAGAACTTCTTAGAATGTGGTCAAACTATCAAAAAATGACCATAGTAACATCAGAAATTCTTGCTTATCTTGACCGCCATTATGTTCCCTTTTCTTCACGTCCTCCACTAAAGACCGTGGCTGCCGGTTGCTTTTTCAATCTG GTATTTCCTAAGAGTCCGAGAACAATGATTGAATCTGTGGGTGATGCTGTAGTTTCTTTG ATGAACCGAGAGCGTGAAGGAGAGGAGATCAGTCACAATCTCATAAATAGTTTTATGGCTTTTACCACCGATGGAATTACAATTCTCCCACATCTATATGATCCCGATATTGAAACCGCTATTCGTGATGGTGCCTTTTCTTATTATTCCCGAAAAGGTTTTGTGTGGTTTATGAGATGTACTTTCAATTATGTTTCGAag TATAAAGAATGTCTGATAATGGAGAGCGAGAGGGCTGCTCGCTATTTGATTTTGAGCAGGGATTTTCAGAGGCACTATTTCGTTCAG CTTATTGACGCAGCGCTAGTGGAAGCATTCGAGAACGCATTCCGAACCAAAATGACCACTATTGCTTTACG GGCACTGTCGCCGAGAAACTATCCGACTTGGACCCCGATGATAGAAACAGAGAAGCAGCACAATCTCAGGCATATGGAAATGCACTTAAGACTTAAAGAGGAATGGTAA
- the LOC109709192 gene encoding cullin-1-like isoform X3 — MSMHERKTIDLEQGWEFMQKGITKLKNILEGLPEKQFSPEDYMMLYTTIYNMCTQKPPHDYSQQLYDKYRESFEEYITSTVLPSLMEKHDEFMLRELVKRWSNHKVMVRWLSRFFHYLDRYFVTRRSLPPLSEVGLTCFRDLVYQEIYFKVRDAVISLIDQEREGEQVDRALLKNVLDIFVEIGLGKMDYYENDFEADMLKDTAAYYSRKASSWISEDSCPDYMLKAEECLKREKDRVSHYLHSSSEPKLLEKVQNELLSVYATQLLEKEHSGCHALLQDDKVDDLSRMYRLFSKINRGLDPIAQIFKQHVTAEGTALVKQAEDAASNKKAEKKDLVGLQEQVFVRKIIELHDKYLAYVNDCFQNHSLFHKALKEAFEVFCNKGVAGSASAELLATFCDNILKKGGSEKLSDEAIEETLEKVVKLLAYISDKDLFAEFYRKKLARRLLFDKSANDDHERSILTKLKQQCGGQFTSKMEGMVTDLTLARENQSSFEEYLNSNPLANPGIDLTVTVLTTGFWPSYKSFDLNLPAEMVKCVEVFKEFYQTKTKHRKLTWIYSLGTCNINGKFEPKTIELIVTTYQAAALLLFNASDRLSYSEIMSQLNLSDDDVIRLLHSLSCAKYKILNKEPNTKNISPTDYFEFNSKFTDKMRRIKIPLPPVDEKKKVIEDVDKDRRYAIDASIVRIMKSRKVLGHQQLVMECVEQLSRMFKPDFKAIKKRIEDLISRDYLERDKDNPNTFRYLA; from the exons ATGTCGATGCACGAGAGGAAGACGATCGATTTGGAGCAGGGATGGGAGTTCATGCAGAAGGGGATCACCAAGCTGAAGAACATCCTGGAGGGTCTCCCCGAGAAGCAGTTTAGCCCCGAGGACTACATGATGCTCTACAC GACTATCTACAATATGTGCACTCAGAAGCCCCCTCATGATTACTCGCAACAGCTATACGACAAGTATCGGGAGTCGTTTGAGGAGTACATCACTTCGACA GTGTTGCCATCTTTGATGGAGAAACACGATGAGTTTATGCTGAGGGAACTAGTCAAAAGATGGTCAAATCACAAAGTCATGGTCAGATGGCTCTCACGTTTTTTCCACTACCTTGATCGCTACTTTGTTACTCGAAGGTCACTCCCTCCGCTTAGTGAAGTTGGGCTTACTTGCTTCCGCGATCTG GTTTATCAGGAGATTTATTTTAAAGTAAGAGATGCTGTGATCTCATTG ATTGATCAAGAACGTGAGGGGGAGCAGGTTGATAGAGCTTTGCTCAAGAATGTATTAGACATTTTTGTTGAAATTGGGTTGGGTAAGATGGACTATTACGAGAATGACTTCGAAGCAGACATGCTTAAAGACACTGCAGCTTATTATTCTCGGAAAGCTTCAAGCTGGATTTCAGAGGACTCCTGTCCAGATTATATGCTGAAG GCTGAGGAGTGTTTGAAACGGGAGAAAGACAGAGTTTCGCATTACTTGCATTCCAGTAGTGAACCAAAGCTTTTGGAG AAAGTGCAAAATGAGTTACTCTCTGTATATGCAACCCAACTTCTTGAGAAAGAGCATTCCGGATGTCATGCATTGCTCCAGGATGATAAG GTGGATGATTTGTCGAGGATGTACAGActcttttctaaaataaatcgtGGTCTGGACCCAATTGCTCAGATATTTAAGCAG CATGTTACCGCGGAAGGTACAGCTTTGGTCAAACAAGCAGAAGATGCCGCAAGTAATAAGAAG GCTGAGAAAAAAGATTTAGTTGGTTTACAAGAACAG GTCTTTGTTAGAAAAATCATTGAGCTTCATGACAAGTATTTGGCATATGTAAATGATTGCTTCCAGAACCACTCTCTATTTCATAAG GCACTAAAAGAGGCTTTTGAGGTCTTCTGCAACAAGGGAGTTGCAGGAAGTGCAAGTGCTGAACTTCTAGCTACCTTCTGTGACAATATACTTAAAAAAGGTGGAAGCGAGAAGTTGAGTGATGAAGCTATCGAGGAGACCCTTGAGAAA GTTGTGAAGCTGCTTGCATATATTAGCGATAAGGATCTTTTTGCTGAGTTCTACAG GAAGAAACTTGCCCGAAGGTTGCTATTTGATAAAAGTGCTAATGATGACCATGAGCGTAGTATTTTGACAAAGCTAAAGCAGCAGTGCGGAGGGCAATTTACCTCAAAAATGGAGGGCATG GTAACTGATTTAACTCTTGCAAGAGAAAACCAATCAAGCTTCGAAGAATATCTAAATAGCAATCCTCTGGCAAATCCTGGAATTGACCTTACAGTGACTGTTTTAACGACTGGGTTTTGGCCTAGTTATAAATCCTTTGATCTTAATCTCCCTGCTGAGATG GTTAAATGTGTCGAAGTTTTTAAGGAGTTCTATCAGACAAAAACCAAGCATCGGAAGCTTACATGGATATATTCATTGGGTACCTGTAATATCAATGGCAAGTTTGAACCTAAAACAATAGAGCTGATTGTAACAACCTATCAG GCTGCTGCTCTGCTACTTTTTAATGCTTCCGACCGATTAAGTTACTCAGAGATCATGTCACAGTTGAATTTGTCAGATGATGACGTCATCAGATTGCTCCACTCTCTTTCATGTGCAAAATACAAGATCCTCAACAAAGAGCctaatacaaaaaatatatctcCCACTGATTATTTCGAGTTCAATTCCAAGTTCACAGATAAAATGAGGAGGATCAAG ATTCCTCTTCCTCCCGTGgatgagaaaaagaaagttATTGAAGATGTTGACAAAGACAGAAGATATGCAATTGATGCTTCAATAGTGCGCATAATGAAGAGTAGAAAGGTTTTAGGTCATCAGCAACTTGTGATGGAATGCGTTGAGCAGCTCAGCCGCATGTTTAAG CCTGACTTCAAGGCAATAAAGAAGAGGATCGAAGACTTGATCTCTAGAGACTATTTAGAGAGGGACAAGGACAATCCGAACACGTTCAGATACTTAGCCTGA